In Paenibacillus guangzhouensis, a single window of DNA contains:
- a CDS encoding Ig-like domain-containing protein, whose amino-acid sequence MNTLWGRKTKRIISLFMAFTIFISLQLNGFMSAEGSVAPVTIAEWKYTSDPTDLGIFPATAGVYKETSILQPVPSGSSYGWNRDMNAIRYQGWQQEAGKDKYWLVAVPTKNYHHITLSSAQQGKGTTGPRDFRVQISIDQQNWTNLTSEGTELPDLVLDADTATYLNNVSLPDAADDQDLLFIRWVVNSNVSTSGATIGENGSSQLISISIQGELTPPNPSTNPEAPVSPGAGVLDKTKLAEWVFANAGTNGAFPATDGKFKTTSTFKNIGGYYEDYDSSQKAISYQGWDGGNGTKYWQATVSTKGYDNITLSSQQNSSGTGPRDFKVQISTDNTTWTDVPNTNLKMVVSSFNCASNTCKLVEVPLPSSANDQDVLHIRWIVRSNTNTNGSSGIGSTGSSRIKEISVSGSAITGGPVGTPTEAVSKTPAAGATNVAPAALLTVVFNKPVVINSGANVTIVDNNNVMLGSVTSEIMNNDTLKINHPDFESGKTYTVKVPKELIKGRDDQVALANDISWSFTVTGGPVGTPTEAISKTPSAGATNVAVAAPVTVTFNKPVVINSGANVTIVDNNNVTLGSVTSEIINNDTLKINHPAFVNGKTYTVKVPKELIKGRDDQVLLTNHITWSFTIQGTTSPPSVPKLINMTFYGDPKTTRAFTWYTDVMTNSVVQVVEASKVSGSQFPENEALVYTGSAEEIQTFVTKADRTSKKKKKFITHKAIANNLTPGTVYKYRVGSGSADSWSAIGSFQTDALGNQPFRFIAGSDSQASSKSDFEPWADTFRKAIATIGTPKFLINAGDLVDNGDLEEQWQWMLGLPQNELLNVPMVPVLGGHEVQDYDGDETTPNSNFYNHFNLPKKVIANTDDGSVYSFEYGDALFLVFNSQYAGKLASNGSVKSVDQQFTDQVEWMRYVVAKSNAKWKFVAFHKGPYSAGDNAGEYEDDRVQFYRKVLIPVFDEMGIDMVFEAHDHMYMRSFQMIGDKAIPTNQLTFDAQGNAINPKGTVYLMSNAFGDKFYEKYPGYNDFFAAVNKQPFKKMFTDVSVSNDVLQFTAYTAAKSDEKSGDNGVKAYDHYGIKRTDTKPAKVEAASVAVSSNKAVISWKPPVAGGEPVRGYRIYEKNDKVKAFWSVYVPAVAGKTDYSFTVNNINAATKYDFVVRAVGTRINSDPVEVSTP is encoded by the coding sequence ATGAATACATTATGGGGTAGAAAAACGAAGCGAATCATTTCATTGTTTATGGCGTTTACCATATTCATCTCATTACAGTTAAACGGATTCATGTCAGCAGAGGGTAGCGTGGCTCCGGTCACGATCGCAGAATGGAAATACACGTCAGACCCAACGGATCTTGGTATATTCCCGGCTACTGCTGGCGTGTATAAAGAAACGTCTATCCTACAACCTGTCCCTTCTGGTTCATCTTATGGTTGGAATCGTGACATGAACGCAATACGTTATCAAGGTTGGCAGCAGGAAGCGGGGAAGGACAAATACTGGCTTGTTGCCGTTCCGACGAAGAACTATCACCATATTACCTTATCTTCAGCCCAACAAGGCAAAGGGACGACAGGTCCGAGGGATTTCAGGGTACAAATCAGCATAGATCAACAAAACTGGACGAATCTTACCAGTGAAGGAACGGAGTTGCCGGATCTTGTATTGGATGCGGATACCGCAACGTATTTGAATAACGTGTCGCTCCCAGATGCAGCTGATGATCAAGACCTCTTATTTATTCGGTGGGTTGTCAATTCAAATGTGAGCACTTCAGGGGCGACGATCGGTGAGAATGGATCAAGTCAATTAATCAGCATATCAATCCAAGGAGAATTAACACCTCCTAACCCATCAACCAATCCAGAAGCGCCAGTATCTCCGGGAGCAGGCGTGCTGGATAAAACAAAGCTAGCCGAGTGGGTTTTTGCAAATGCAGGAACGAATGGAGCATTCCCGGCAACGGATGGGAAGTTCAAGACCACATCCACATTTAAGAACATCGGTGGTTATTACGAGGATTACGATAGCAGCCAGAAGGCGATAAGCTATCAGGGCTGGGATGGCGGTAATGGTACAAAATACTGGCAGGCGACAGTGTCTACGAAGGGTTATGACAATATCACATTATCTTCACAGCAGAACTCTTCGGGTACGGGTCCGCGTGATTTCAAAGTTCAAATCAGTACGGATAACACCACATGGACAGATGTACCGAACACGAATTTGAAAATGGTCGTCTCCAGCTTCAATTGTGCGAGTAATACGTGCAAGTTGGTAGAAGTTCCCCTTCCTTCGAGCGCTAATGATCAGGATGTGCTGCACATCCGTTGGATCGTTCGATCCAATACCAACACCAACGGATCGAGTGGCATTGGAAGCACAGGCTCTAGCAGAATCAAAGAGATAAGTGTATCAGGAAGTGCTATAACAGGTGGTCCTGTGGGCACGCCAACCGAAGCAGTATCGAAGACACCCGCAGCTGGTGCAACCAATGTGGCACCGGCAGCTCTACTAACGGTGGTCTTCAATAAACCTGTCGTGATCAATTCGGGAGCGAACGTAACCATAGTCGACAATAATAATGTCATGTTGGGATCAGTTACTTCAGAGATTATGAATAATGATACATTAAAGATCAACCATCCTGATTTCGAGAGCGGGAAGACGTACACCGTTAAAGTACCCAAGGAACTCATCAAGGGAAGAGATGACCAGGTTGCACTTGCAAATGATATCTCATGGAGCTTTACGGTAACGGGTGGTCCTGTGGGCACGCCTACAGAAGCGATATCCAAGACGCCAAGTGCTGGTGCAACCAATGTGGCAGTCGCAGCTCCAGTAACGGTGACCTTCAATAAACCTGTCGTGATCAATTCGGGAGCGAACGTAACCATTGTAGACAATAACAATGTCACGTTGGGATCGGTTACTTCAGAAATAATCAATAACGATACATTAAAGATCAACCATCCTGCGTTTGTGAACGGGAAAACGTACACCGTCAAAGTGCCCAAGGAACTCATCAAAGGAAGAGATGACCAGGTTTTACTTACAAATCATATAACATGGAGCTTTACGATCCAGGGCACGACGAGCCCGCCTTCGGTACCGAAGCTCATCAACATGACATTTTATGGGGATCCCAAGACAACCCGTGCATTCACATGGTATACCGATGTTATGACGAATTCGGTCGTACAAGTGGTAGAAGCCAGCAAAGTTTCAGGAAGTCAATTCCCCGAGAATGAAGCTTTGGTATATACGGGTAGTGCAGAAGAAATCCAGACATTTGTTACGAAGGCTGACCGGACGTCCAAGAAGAAAAAGAAATTTATTACCCATAAAGCCATTGCCAATAATCTGACACCAGGAACGGTGTACAAATACCGTGTGGGTAGTGGATCAGCAGATAGTTGGAGTGCGATCGGTTCGTTCCAGACTGATGCACTTGGCAATCAGCCATTTCGTTTTATCGCTGGATCGGATTCACAGGCATCTAGCAAATCAGACTTTGAGCCTTGGGCAGATACATTCCGAAAAGCCATTGCAACGATTGGTACTCCTAAATTTCTGATCAATGCTGGGGACCTCGTCGATAATGGGGATTTGGAAGAGCAATGGCAATGGATGTTAGGACTCCCACAGAATGAACTATTGAATGTTCCGATGGTTCCCGTTCTGGGTGGCCATGAAGTGCAGGATTATGACGGAGATGAGACTACGCCGAACTCCAACTTCTATAACCACTTCAATTTGCCTAAGAAGGTCATTGCTAATACGGACGACGGGTCCGTCTATTCCTTTGAGTATGGAGATGCTCTATTCCTCGTGTTCAACTCCCAATATGCAGGGAAGTTAGCGAGCAATGGCAGCGTGAAATCCGTAGATCAGCAATTTACGGATCAAGTCGAGTGGATGAGATACGTCGTAGCGAAGAGTAATGCGAAATGGAAATTTGTTGCGTTCCACAAAGGACCTTATTCCGCTGGGGACAATGCAGGCGAATATGAAGATGACCGGGTGCAATTTTACAGAAAAGTTCTGATTCCTGTCTTTGATGAAATGGGGATCGATATGGTGTTTGAAGCGCACGATCATATGTATATGAGGTCTTTCCAGATGATTGGCGACAAAGCCATCCCTACGAATCAACTGACCTTCGACGCCCAAGGCAATGCGATTAATCCGAAAGGCACGGTATATCTCATGTCCAATGCCTTTGGCGACAAATTCTACGAAAAGTATCCGGGTTACAATGATTTCTTCGCAGCAGTTAATAAGCAGCCGTTCAAAAAAATGTTCACGGACGTATCGGTTTCAAATGATGTACTTCAATTTACGGCGTATACTGCAGCGAAGAGTGATGAGAAGTCAGGCGATAATGGCGTGAAGGCCTATGATCACTACGGAATCAAGAGAACGGACACGAAACCTGCGAAGGTGGAGGCTGCGAGTGTAGCGGTTAGCAGCAATAAAGCCGTTATCTCATGGAAGCCCCCTGTAGCTGGAGGCGAACCTGTAAGAGGGTATAGAATCTATGAGAAGAATGACAAGGTAAAAGCTTTTTGGAGTGTTTATGTACCTGCAGTAGCCGGCAAAACGGATTACAGCTTCACGGTTAACAATATCAATGCCGCAACGAAGTATGATTTCGTCGTGAGAGCCGTTGGGACTAGAATCAACTCGGATCCGGTAGAGGTTAGCACACCATAG
- a CDS encoding alpha-L-fucosidase yields MDHQVMLQRQLWFVNRRFGMFIHFNSATVQFAETEMKDWEYGHENHDEPRRFPFDPSDWNPDQLDCTQWAQAAKAAGMSFAALTAKHHEGFSLWPTRYTEHCIRNATSQRDVVKEYLDAFKQEGIEAGLYFSMLDLHHQIGRKKCTLEDKQFIKNQIEELLTGYGDIPFLIIDGWNAHWGGPRYEDLPFEEINEFVKGLQPNCLLMNISCESNLDHTDIVFYENAAGQEIEDSFEGPGASCNILTDTWFWRTTDTTMELKTTDWVLDKIHDASNHNVTFLLNGAPNPHGLLDANIIEQFKEIGRRYQKSEDLVTIPSNWLHRQ; encoded by the coding sequence ATGGATCATCAGGTTATGTTACAACGACAGTTATGGTTCGTGAATCGAAGATTCGGCATGTTTATACACTTTAATAGCGCTACTGTCCAGTTCGCAGAGACGGAGATGAAAGACTGGGAGTATGGACACGAGAATCATGATGAGCCGCGCAGGTTCCCGTTCGATCCGTCAGACTGGAATCCGGACCAACTGGATTGTACGCAATGGGCACAAGCCGCCAAAGCCGCGGGCATGAGCTTCGCTGCTCTGACGGCCAAGCATCATGAAGGTTTCAGCTTGTGGCCGACACGGTATACAGAGCATTGTATTCGAAACGCAACCAGCCAAAGAGATGTCGTCAAGGAATATCTTGACGCTTTCAAGCAGGAAGGAATTGAAGCGGGTCTATATTTCTCGATGCTGGATTTGCATCATCAGATCGGCCGTAAGAAATGCACCCTGGAAGATAAGCAGTTCATTAAAAACCAAATCGAAGAATTGCTGACAGGTTACGGCGACATTCCTTTTCTGATTATTGACGGGTGGAACGCCCATTGGGGGGGACCGAGGTACGAGGATCTTCCTTTCGAAGAAATAAATGAATTCGTGAAGGGATTGCAACCGAATTGTCTCCTGATGAATATAAGCTGTGAATCTAATTTGGATCATACCGATATCGTATTCTACGAAAATGCTGCCGGGCAGGAAATTGAGGACTCTTTCGAGGGGCCGGGCGCTAGCTGCAATATATTGACGGATACTTGGTTCTGGAGAACAACGGATACAACGATGGAACTTAAAACGACGGATTGGGTCTTGGACAAAATACATGATGCGAGCAATCATAATGTGACATTCTTATTAAATGGCGCGCCGAATCCGCATGGGCTGCTGGACGCCAATATCATTGAGCAGTTCAAAGAAATCGGAAGAAGATACCAGAAGTCAGAAGATCTGGTTACAATTCCATCGAATTGGCTGCATCGACAGTAA
- a CDS encoding TolB family protein: MKISKRKYMAGLIAATLLTVGVLSGCGAEQKDSTKVHDTSDATDPSRFGVGRGKRELTVVKESKPPAEQGIAVQRIHQVNSANIEQWLSDDELEIQVTTVVKQATATEEAQYSYHRFRLDLETGNRQSIKEQTGADQGEVIKSFLSPDGKYSFIQTWKDKYKAVNEIKNMATGERYEVAVDNYLEVGGWLNNDSYILAAGSMKGRGEIWDISVKGTRKKIELQDPDVEVFTEFATGNGTIYYTDAKSRMKSFTPTQSRPTLLAADVSSLSLSPDSQRIAVSTARSDGKEDSRLLIYDTGGHVQGLLIGKGDLLSHQSWSPDSTKLAFAVYTEDKGGMNGIYIFDTVSGKVSPLGLSYYPVYPLSWNPSGTRLGITVDDKEKLIVTHIVDFKK; encoded by the coding sequence ATGAAGATTAGTAAACGAAAATACATGGCTGGTCTGATTGCCGCTACCTTGCTGACTGTCGGCGTCTTATCCGGCTGTGGCGCAGAGCAGAAGGATAGTACAAAGGTGCACGACACGTCGGATGCAACTGACCCATCCCGCTTCGGGGTGGGACGAGGAAAGCGTGAACTGACAGTCGTCAAAGAGAGCAAACCGCCTGCTGAACAAGGCATTGCCGTTCAGCGTATACACCAGGTGAATAGCGCAAATATCGAGCAATGGCTCTCTGACGATGAACTGGAGATCCAAGTCACGACCGTGGTAAAGCAGGCCACCGCGACGGAGGAAGCGCAATATAGCTATCATCGATTCCGTCTAGATCTGGAGACTGGCAACCGGCAGAGCATCAAGGAACAGACAGGTGCGGATCAGGGAGAAGTGATCAAATCTTTCTTATCGCCGGATGGGAAATATAGCTTTATTCAGACCTGGAAGGACAAATACAAGGCCGTGAACGAGATCAAAAATATGGCTACAGGAGAGCGGTACGAGGTAGCAGTCGACAATTATTTGGAAGTAGGCGGCTGGCTGAATAATGACTCTTATATTCTTGCCGCCGGCTCGATGAAGGGTCGGGGTGAGATATGGGACATTTCGGTGAAGGGTACCCGGAAGAAGATCGAGCTGCAGGATCCTGATGTTGAAGTCTTCACCGAATTTGCTACGGGCAACGGGACAATTTATTACACCGATGCCAAGAGCCGCATGAAAAGCTTCACCCCCACACAATCCCGGCCAACCTTGCTCGCAGCAGATGTCTCCTCCTTGAGCTTGTCCCCTGACAGTCAGCGGATTGCCGTCTCCACCGCGAGAAGCGACGGGAAGGAAGACTCACGCCTGCTCATCTACGATACGGGCGGTCATGTACAAGGCTTGTTGATCGGTAAGGGAGATTTGCTGTCCCATCAGTCCTGGTCGCCCGATTCCACAAAGCTAGCTTTTGCGGTCTATACCGAGGATAAAGGCGGCATGAATGGGATCTATATTTTTGATACGGTCTCTGGCAAAGTGTCGCCGTTAGGGCTATCGTATTACCCGGTATACCCGCTGAGCTGGAACCCTTCCGGCACTAGGTTAGGCATTACCGTAGACGATAAAGAGAAGCTAATCGTCACGCATATTGTAGATTTCAAAAAATGA